A segment of the Candidatus Syntrophosphaera sp. genome:
ACTTTCTCTGCCCGGTCCTCGGAGTCATCGTAGTAGAATGACAGTTCGGGAATGGTTCTCATGATGTGCGCTCCAGCGATTTGGTTTTTCAGAAAGCCTGACGTCTTTATCAAATGGTCCCGGATCGTATCGTGGGTGGCGGGATTGTTGTAATGCGAGAAATAGAGCTTGGCGTAGCGCAGATCCTTGGATATCACAACATCCGTGATGGACACCCAGTCGAGCAGGGGATCACGTAATTTCTGGTTGATCGCCACGTTGAAGAG
Coding sequences within it:
- the rbfA gene encoding 30S ribosome-binding factor RbfA, producing the protein MKTKRSHRIPRLQEELKKLFNVAINQKLRDPLLDWVSITDVVISKDLRYAKLYFSHYNNPATHDTIRDHLIKTSGFLKNQIAGAHIMRTIPELSFYYDDSEDRAEKVDLLLDKIKDEYDNDDDYDPDIDLEDYLDDDDIYDIDEDEEIYNEFIEDEESENEDKDG